In the genome of Parus major isolate Abel chromosome 2, Parus_major1.1, whole genome shotgun sequence, one region contains:
- the CDV3 gene encoding protein CDV3 homolog isoform X5, translating into MAETEERSLDDFFAKRDKKKRKEKSSRSAAAAAAASSASNAGSNAAGAAAGTPRPTEGGACAGSPGPGGGEKAVLQEEDDWKEFEQKEEIDYSGLRVQSMQISEKEDDESEKREEPGDSWEETGGGGGGGGIDRSSGPWNKSAPAPAPVVEPIVTETPEPVQTGGVYRPPGAREGGRPRRAQQGPPEIYSDTQFPSLQSTAKLVDSRKDKDMEKSFEVVKYKTRGRDEVSKNQALKLQLDNQYAVLGDQ; encoded by the exons ATGGCGGAGACCGAGGAGCGGAGCCTGGACGACTTCTTCGCCAAGCGGGACAAGAAGAAGCGGAAGGAGAAGAGCAGCCGAagtgccgccgccgccgccgctgcctcCAGCGCTTCCAACGCCGGCTCCAACGCGGCGGGCGCGGCCGCAGGGACCCCGCGACCGACTGAGGGCGGCG CCTGCGCCGGGAGTCCCGGCCCTGGGGGAGGCGAGAAAGCTG tcttacaGGAAGAGGATGATTGGAAGGAGTTtgaacaaaaggaagaaattgatTATAGTGGTCTTAGAGTTCAGTCCATGCAAATAAG TGAAAAAGAAGATgatgaaagtgaaaaaagagaagaaccTGGGGACAGTTGGGAAGAGactggtggtggtggtggtggtggtggcatAGACAGATCATCTGGTCCTTGGAACAAGTCAGCTCCTGCACCAGCCCCTGTTGTTGAACCAATTG TTACAGAAACTCCAGAACCGGTGCAGACTGGTGGCGTGTACCGGCCGCCCGGTGCCAGGGAAGGTGGGCGGCCACGGAGAGCACAGCAAGGACCACCAGAGATCTACAGTGACACGCAGTTCCCCTCACTGCAGTCCACCGCCAAGCTCGTAGACAGTCGAAA GGATAAAGACATGGAGAAGAGCTTTGAAGTAGTAAAATACAAAACTAGAGGTAGGGATGAGGTCTCAAAAAACCAGGCACTTAAACTTCAGCTAGACAACCAGTATGCTGTGCTTGGGGATCAGTAG
- the CDV3 gene encoding protein CDV3 homolog isoform X3 produces the protein MGPCSPFPSWQRGTHFGFSWNCTFTLGFILVMVFSTSVTEKVATYIFLFLQEEDDWKEFEQKEEIDYSGLRVQSMQISEKEDDESEKREEPGDSWEETGGGGGGGGIDRSSGPWNKSAPAPAPVVEPIVTETPEPVQTGGVYRPPGAREGGRPRRAQQGPPEIYSDTQFPSLQSTAKLVDSRK, from the exons ATGGGGCCATGCAGCCCTTTCCCCTCTTGGCAGCGGGGTACACACTTTGGTTTCTCCTGGAACTGTACCTTCACCCTCGGGTTTATCTTAGTTATGGTCTTTTCTACTTCAGTTACAGAGAAAGTGGCaacttacatttttctcttcttacaGGAAGAGGATGATTGGAAGGAGTTtgaacaaaaggaagaaattgatTATAGTGGTCTTAGAGTTCAGTCCATGCAAATAAG TGAAAAAGAAGATgatgaaagtgaaaaaagagaagaaccTGGGGACAGTTGGGAAGAGactggtggtggtggtggtggtggtggcatAGACAGATCATCTGGTCCTTGGAACAAGTCAGCTCCTGCACCAGCCCCTGTTGTTGAACCAATTG TTACAGAAACTCCAGAACCGGTGCAGACTGGTGGCGTGTACCGGCCGCCCGGTGCCAGGGAAGGTGGGCGGCCACGGAGAGCACAGCAAGGACCACCAGAGATCTACAGTGACACGCAGTTCCCCTCACTGCAGTCCACCGCCAAGCTCGTAGACAGTCGAAA GTAA
- the CDV3 gene encoding protein CDV3 homolog isoform X2, translating to MGPCSPFPSWQRGTHFGFSWNCTFTLGFILVMVFSTSVTEKVATYIFLFLQEEDDWKEFEQKEEIDYSGLRVQSMQISEKEDDESEKREEPGDSWEETGGGGGGGGIDRSSGPWNKSAPAPAPVVEPIVTETPEPVQTGGVYRPPGAREGGRPRRAQQGPPEIYSDTQFPSLQSTAKLVDSRKY from the exons ATGGGGCCATGCAGCCCTTTCCCCTCTTGGCAGCGGGGTACACACTTTGGTTTCTCCTGGAACTGTACCTTCACCCTCGGGTTTATCTTAGTTATGGTCTTTTCTACTTCAGTTACAGAGAAAGTGGCaacttacatttttctcttcttacaGGAAGAGGATGATTGGAAGGAGTTtgaacaaaaggaagaaattgatTATAGTGGTCTTAGAGTTCAGTCCATGCAAATAAG TGAAAAAGAAGATgatgaaagtgaaaaaagagaagaaccTGGGGACAGTTGGGAAGAGactggtggtggtggtggtggtggtggcatAGACAGATCATCTGGTCCTTGGAACAAGTCAGCTCCTGCACCAGCCCCTGTTGTTGAACCAATTG TTACAGAAACTCCAGAACCGGTGCAGACTGGTGGCGTGTACCGGCCGCCCGGTGCCAGGGAAGGTGGGCGGCCACGGAGAGCACAGCAAGGACCACCAGAGATCTACAGTGACACGCAGTTCCCCTCACTGCAGTCCACCGCCAAGCTCGTAGACAGTCGAAA ATACTGA
- the CDV3 gene encoding protein CDV3 homolog isoform X1, whose product MGPCSPFPSWQRGTHFGFSWNCTFTLGFILVMVFSTSVTEKVATYIFLFLQEEDDWKEFEQKEEIDYSGLRVQSMQISEKEDDESEKREEPGDSWEETGGGGGGGGIDRSSGPWNKSAPAPAPVVEPIVTETPEPVQTGGVYRPPGAREGGRPRRAQQGPPEIYSDTQFPSLQSTAKLVDSRNLTSYSLS is encoded by the exons ATGGGGCCATGCAGCCCTTTCCCCTCTTGGCAGCGGGGTACACACTTTGGTTTCTCCTGGAACTGTACCTTCACCCTCGGGTTTATCTTAGTTATGGTCTTTTCTACTTCAGTTACAGAGAAAGTGGCaacttacatttttctcttcttacaGGAAGAGGATGATTGGAAGGAGTTtgaacaaaaggaagaaattgatTATAGTGGTCTTAGAGTTCAGTCCATGCAAATAAG TGAAAAAGAAGATgatgaaagtgaaaaaagagaagaaccTGGGGACAGTTGGGAAGAGactggtggtggtggtggtggtggtggcatAGACAGATCATCTGGTCCTTGGAACAAGTCAGCTCCTGCACCAGCCCCTGTTGTTGAACCAATTG TTACAGAAACTCCAGAACCGGTGCAGACTGGTGGCGTGTACCGGCCGCCCGGTGCCAGGGAAGGTGGGCGGCCACGGAGAGCACAGCAAGGACCACCAGAGATCTACAGTGACACGCAGTTCCCCTCACTGCAGTCCACCGCCAAGCTCGTAGACAGTCGAAA CCTAACATCTTATTCGCTTTCTTGA
- the CDV3 gene encoding protein CDV3 homolog isoform X4, translated as MQISEKEDDESEKREEPGDSWEETGGGGGGGGIDRSSGPWNKSAPAPAPVVEPIVTETPEPVQTGGVYRPPGAREGGRPRRAQQGPPEIYSDTQFPSLQSTAKLVDSRKDKDMEKSFEVVKYKTRGRDEVSKNQALKLQLDNQYAVLGDQ; from the exons ATGCAAATAAG TGAAAAAGAAGATgatgaaagtgaaaaaagagaagaaccTGGGGACAGTTGGGAAGAGactggtggtggtggtggtggtggtggcatAGACAGATCATCTGGTCCTTGGAACAAGTCAGCTCCTGCACCAGCCCCTGTTGTTGAACCAATTG TTACAGAAACTCCAGAACCGGTGCAGACTGGTGGCGTGTACCGGCCGCCCGGTGCCAGGGAAGGTGGGCGGCCACGGAGAGCACAGCAAGGACCACCAGAGATCTACAGTGACACGCAGTTCCCCTCACTGCAGTCCACCGCCAAGCTCGTAGACAGTCGAAA GGATAAAGACATGGAGAAGAGCTTTGAAGTAGTAAAATACAAAACTAGAGGTAGGGATGAGGTCTCAAAAAACCAGGCACTTAAACTTCAGCTAGACAACCAGTATGCTGTGCTTGGGGATCAGTAG